DNA from Caldisericum sp.:
AGAAGGCTCAAAACCGTACTCATGATAAAAAAGATATTGCTGAGGACAAGTTTCATAAACATTAACGTGAGAGATACTGTATGCTTTCTTTGGGACAAATTGAGGTCGTGATTTAAAGGTCTGCGCTTTCAGAGTCTCATGCTCAATATACGGATACTGATCGAGACCCTCCCAGATAGGTTTAAACCAAGGCTTAGGCTCCTCTGGACTTGAAAGAACAAGCAATTTCTGGGCTCGAGAGAAGGCAACATAGTAATGCCTCATTCTGTCAAATTCCGTCATTTGTGACTCTGTTTCAAATATTCCACGTTCAGAAAAAGGTAAAAGGTCTTTATCTACCTGCTTTTGTACGGAAAATTGCTTATGCAACGATCCAACTATCACCACCGGAAACTCCAGCCCTTTGGATTGATGAAAAGTCATAATTTGCACATAACCTTTGGGGATAGGATTATCGGGATCTTCATACTCATCCACTCCACCATCAATAAGGAAACGAAAGTAACTCCCAAATAGATAATTCCTAATTTGGTTTTTATTCTTCGAAGTTACAACAGGAATATCGTAATAATCTTCAAAAACAGAAATAAGCTTAGAAAAGATTGAAAGATTATGAGCGGTGTTTTCGTTCTTTAAAAATTCAGAAAAAGGCCTATAAGCAAGGAGTCGATAAAAATAGTCAAGGATAGAAAGGTCAAGAGAACCTTCGTTTAATTCTTCGATTTGTTTGACTTTTCTTCTCAGGAATTCCTGAAGGGGCCTATTCATAAAACGATATAAAGTTTTTATAGAATCCTCGATATAATCCTTATAGGGGTATTCGTTTAGTTCTTCGGCGTAAAAACCAAAAATAAGTGCGTAGCATGCAATCATCAATTTAATTTCGTCGTTTTCAAAAAATTCTTTTGTTCGCGGCGAAAAGTAAGGAATATTGCATTTTTTCAAAGCCTCAATGTAGTGTCCGCTCTGTTCAACTCGAACACTTTTTAGAAGGATAGCGATGTCACTGTAATCAGAGATTATCTTGTTATCCTTTAAGAATTTAATAAGCTTAGCAACCCTTTCTGCTTCGTCTCTTTCATTTTCTCCCCATATTGAAAAAACTGCAGGATAACTTGGAAATTCAACATTAGGATCTGGTTTAATTTCTTTGGGAAAACGGTACTTTCCCCATTCAATTGAGTTCATAAAACGATTATACCTATCAATTATTTCCTTATGAGATCTATAGTTTACCGTTAATTTAATCTGCTTGCAGTTTTTAAAATGTTTAGGGAATTCTAATATATTCCTTACAGTTGCCCCTCTAAACCTATATAAAGATTGGTCCTCATCACCAACAACACAGATGTTATTTTCGGGTCTTGCAAGTGAGAAGAGAATTTTTTCTTGAATGTAATTGGTATCTTGATACTCATCTACCATAATATACTTAATCGAACCCTTTATCCTTGAAAATAGTTCATCGTTTTGAAGGAGTTCGAGGAAAACTTTTTGCAAGTGCGAAAAATCAATTTTGTTTTCTTCAAACATTATTTGCTCATATTTTTCATAAGAAGACGCAAGGTTACTCAAAAAAACACTTTGAGAGTTCTTTAGGGCGTTTATATCGACTAATTCTTCGGTAATTTTATTAAAGTAGGGAATAATTTCCTTAACTGCTTTCCACTTACTTCCCCACTTTCCAAGATATTTACCGTCTTTGGTCTTTGGTGCTATTTCATCTATAATTTCATGAAGAAATAATGATTGAGTAAGATCATCGAGGACAATATAGCCCTTTTTAAGTTGAGTATAACGAAGATATTTCATAATAAAATCATTACAAAGACTGTGGATTGTTCCTATCTTAAGCGAATGTAATTGACCTTTATAATTTAATTCCCTTGATAGCTGGCTTATTCTGTCTCGTAACTCAAACGCTGCCTTTTCTGTAAAGGTAGTAAGCACAATTTCTTCTGGATTGGCCTTGCCTGATATAAGAAGAAACATAGTCCTTGCAACAATAGTAAGTGTCTTTCCTGTACCGGGTCCAGCTATTATCAAAACAGGTCCGTCTGTAGATTGTATGGCCTCAATCTGGTCTTCGTTTAAAGTGGGAATTATCGCCTTTATCTTCTCTATTGGCAATTCATGATTCATATAAGACCCTCTTTACGAAAACTCAGATAACCATTAGAAGAGACTATTAAATGATCATAAAGTAACATTCCGACTGATTTTGCCGCTATGTCAATAACCTTTGTTATATTTATATCCGGATTGGAGGGTTCTAATTTTCCATTAGGATGGTTGTGAGCAAGAACCATTCCGTAAGCTTTTATTCCCCTCTCTATGATCGCTCTTGGA
Protein-coding regions in this window:
- a CDS encoding ATP-dependent helicase translates to MNHELPIEKIKAIIPTLNEDQIEAIQSTDGPVLIIAGPGTGKTLTIVARTMFLLISGKANPEEIVLTTFTEKAAFELRDRISQLSRELNYKGQLHSLKIGTIHSLCNDFIMKYLRYTQLKKGYIVLDDLTQSLFLHEIIDEIAPKTKDGKYLGKWGSKWKAVKEIIPYFNKITEELVDINALKNSQSVFLSNLASSYEKYEQIMFEENKIDFSHLQKVFLELLQNDELFSRIKGSIKYIMVDEYQDTNYIQEKILFSLARPENNICVVGDEDQSLYRFRGATVRNILEFPKHFKNCKQIKLTVNYRSHKEIIDRYNRFMNSIEWGKYRFPKEIKPDPNVEFPSYPAVFSIWGENERDEAERVAKLIKFLKDNKIISDYSDIAILLKSVRVEQSGHYIEALKKCNIPYFSPRTKEFFENDEIKLMIACYALIFGFYAEELNEYPYKDYIEDSIKTLYRFMNRPLQEFLRRKVKQIEELNEGSLDLSILDYFYRLLAYRPFSEFLKNENTAHNLSIFSKLISVFEDYYDIPVVTSKNKNQIRNYLFGSYFRFLIDGGVDEYEDPDNPIPKGYVQIMTFHQSKGLEFPVVIVGSLHKQFSVQKQVDKDLLPFSERGIFETESQMTEFDRMRHYYVAFSRAQKLLVLSSPEEPKPWFKPIWEGLDQYPYIEHETLKAQTFKSRPQFVPKKAYSISHVNVYETCPQQYLFYHEYGFEPSRSAQILFGSLVHYTIEDIHKAVLDGKNPTIDEIEIWFEKNYKALLLSGLRPIAQTQKESALKQVINYFNQNKEFLTRISDTEIDVSVEKDDYIITGRVDLLLGKDGKFEVLDFKTQPKPESNEDPILDKYFKQLCLYSYILKERYNKPVDKMYIYWTAEENRKNALMEFKYTEDNLLEIEQYFDAVVSNIRNKNFEVKDSPDTGKVCKECDFRFFCSQNGIIKFKAKDIEEE